A segment of the Xenorhabdus bovienii SS-2004 genome:
CGCGCATCCTTGTATGAAAAGCACAGCAAGTAGGGAGGATAATACGTTTTTATTACATAGAAATTTCATTGGCGCCTTCCTTATATCGCTCAAGAGCGTGTTTCAATAATTCATCCTGGTTAACATCTTGTTTAAAAATATCGTGCAGGTTATTTTCGAGTGCCATAAAAGTGGTGTTACGTTTTGCATTCAGTGGAGAGGCATCTTGATGATGTATTAATTCATCAAATTTCTCTTTTGAAGCTATTAGCTTAGGCGTTTTCGTTGGCTCTAAGAAACTGAGCAATTGATTATTTATAATGGCTTGATATTTACTGCCCATAAAGTGGTCTGTTGCCGTCGTTATAATCGTATCTAAATCAGGATTATTCCATTGTGGGAATATTTCATCGAGAACAGACTTATCTCCCTTTAATGAGTCCACATATTCCTGTTGTTCATTCTCTAGTCCTTTATCTAATGAATTAGCTATGCTCGGAACTAAATAAAACTTATAGATGCCATTCATGCGCCATCTTTTTTTACCCGTAAAACCGACACCATTCTTACTTGGAATTCTTTCTTCACCCATTTGTCTCGCCTGAAAGAAGCTCACGGTATTCCCTTGGTGATAATAGACTTCACCCATCTCGGGGAGAGATTTTTGTATTGGAATGGTCGGCAATGTTGCCAAAGTCCAGCTAAAGCCAAAAATGGTTCCTAGTGGCCCATAAACTTCAAATAACCAGTTATCCATATTGGTATCAAATGGCACGCTCGTTACGCTATCGGCATCATTGACATGTCGGAAGTGATTCAGTGACGTTAAGGCTTTAACGCCACTTCCAGTGAGGACTCTCGGCATTCCATACGTATAAAGGAGCGGGTTATTATTTCTTAGCTCTGTGGCGTGCAATAAAGCAAGTGCCCCCCCCAAACTATGACCGCAGATAAATAACTTTTTAAGATTAATATGTTGTGATGATTCTTTGATTTGTTTAATTTCATTTATAAAATATTTTTCCATGCACTGATAAGCTTCTAAAAAGCCCTTATGAACCTTGGCTTTTCCACCGGGAAGAATATTCTCTGGGCATGGAATAGGGCGGTAAGTCCCATCCGTCAGCGCATCTCTCGAGCTTGCCGTCCCTCGCCATGCCGCAATAATTTGCGTTTCATTTTCAACAAAAAACATTTGAGTATCATGCTCAAACGTTTCAGGCGTTTCCACTTGTTCAACATCCAGGAATATTGCCGGTCGATAACGTTCTTTAAATGGTACATCGTTTACAATCGCGGGATAAACGGAATGATCATTGATAACAGGGGTTTTTGATAAGTCAAAGCATTGCTGGTAGAAAAAAGAAGTGGTCGTATCGGGAGTATTAATAAATTTCCTCATATTAATATCAGGAGAATCTGGGTTAACCATCACTTCATTCTTATACACCAATAGTGACATGAGTCCTAGGTTATACGCATTCACTATATCGTAGTTTGGTGTATGTTTTAGGATTAAAGACCATGCTCTAAACGGACATACCTCAATCACATGACGTTGATTAAAATCCTCACCGTAAAACTCTAATCCTTTAAATTCATTTTCTTTCGGAAAATGGTAGTAAGGTAGCCCAAACTTAGCTTGTTCCCACTTTGCAATATTAGGGGCTTTGTCACACAACTCACCAATGACAGCATAACGATAAAAATAACCTTTGGATTCGGCATCTGGCTTGACTGTTGAATGAGACTCACCACGCAATGTTCGTAATGGTCGTGTTTCCATCTCATCGGCAAGTTTTTGCCCACGGAGAAATAAACGTATAGGAGAAGCAGGCAATTTATCTGCTCGGATCATGCCGTTTTCATCCGTCTTTCCCGGACGCTCAACTTTACTATTTTTTAAAATATAGTCCATCTTAGAAATGGGTTTATTGTGTTCATCAACAAGCTGAATTTCTATTTTGTTCTTTAACATTCCCGGGCAATTATGACAATAAACCGAATTAGCATTACTCATAAATAGGTGCTCCTGTTATTTTTCTTGTTCCATAGCCAATAGATAATTCTGACCGGACATATTTTCAATACGTTGTCCGGCTTCCAGCTTTTGTCTCAACCACTGCTCAATCCGTGGTTCTAAACTGCCTTCTGGCTGATCCAATTTCTTCGCCATTACACCGTGGTTTTCCCATAGATCGTTATAGAGAGAGCTGCTTAAGACTTTCAGGCCATAAGGCGAATGCAGCCAAACCAGTTGTAGGTGTTCGCCCAATGTAAAAGGAATATCGTCATTGCCTTGTCCACATTCCTTCGGACGGTGGAAATGTGTGGTCTGGGACAGGTCAATCATCAGTTCCGTGACAGGAGTCAGCATCAGTGACCAGTCACTGGGCGTGAAGGCCGATACCATCGCGCCAAATACCCGTGTATCCATCATGCGAAATATCACTTGTTCGCCATTCAACGTCACCAATTGTCGTCGTTGCCAGTGGGTAAGCTGTTCCTGCCACGACTTATGGCTTCGATAAGCCCAACCCCAGCTGTTGTCACTGAGTTCATGTTTATCTAGCACTGCACCAATCTGAAATAAATGATTTACTTTCGCCTGCACCAGCCACGGGCTTTGTTTCAGCATTTTGCGCATCGGCGTACCGCTATATAACGGAAAAGCTTCTTCTACCCAGTCATTGAGATAAAAGTGTGCCACCGGATCAGGTTTCGCCAGTGAATTGAGGATAAA
Coding sequences within it:
- a CDS encoding lipase family protein — protein: MSNANSVYCHNCPGMLKNKIEIQLVDEHNKPISKMDYILKNSKVERPGKTDENGMIRADKLPASPIRLFLRGQKLADEMETRPLRTLRGESHSTVKPDAESKGYFYRYAVIGELCDKAPNIAKWEQAKFGLPYYHFPKENEFKGLEFYGEDFNQRHVIEVCPFRAWSLILKHTPNYDIVNAYNLGLMSLLVYKNEVMVNPDSPDINMRKFINTPDTTTSFFYQQCFDLSKTPVINDHSVYPAIVNDVPFKERYRPAIFLDVEQVETPETFEHDTQMFFVENETQIIAAWRGTASSRDALTDGTYRPIPCPENILPGGKAKVHKGFLEAYQCMEKYFINEIKQIKESSQHINLKKLFICGHSLGGALALLHATELRNNNPLLYTYGMPRVLTGSGVKALTSLNHFRHVNDADSVTSVPFDTNMDNWLFEVYGPLGTIFGFSWTLATLPTIPIQKSLPEMGEVYYHQGNTVSFFQARQMGEERIPSKNGVGFTGKKRWRMNGIYKFYLVPSIANSLDKGLENEQQEYVDSLKGDKSVLDEIFPQWNNPDLDTIITTATDHFMGSKYQAIINNQLLSFLEPTKTPKLIASKEKFDELIHHQDASPLNAKRNTTFMALENNLHDIFKQDVNQDELLKHALERYKEGANEISM
- a CDS encoding DUF4123 domain-containing protein; the protein is MENAIPAEDTESPVSWQEWLNKSNDAPVFFILNSLAKPDPVAHFYLNDWVEEAFPLYSGTPMRKMLKQSPWLVQAKVNHLFQIGAVLDKHELSDNSWGWAYRSHKSWQEQLTHWQRRQLVTLNGEQVIFRMMDTRVFGAMVSAFTPSDWSLMLTPVTELMIDLSQTTHFHRPKECGQGNDDIPFTLGEHLQLVWLHSPYGLKVLSSSLYNDLWENHGVMAKKLDQPEGSLEPRIEQWLRQKLEAGQRIENMSGQNYLLAMEQEK